A DNA window from Macadamia integrifolia cultivar HAES 741 chromosome 4, SCU_Mint_v3, whole genome shotgun sequence contains the following coding sequences:
- the LOC122075694 gene encoding uncharacterized protein At4g15545-like isoform X2, whose translation MTQTSSDSGSGSSTDFLIPDEILSVIPTDPYDQLDLARKITSMAIASRVSNLETESGRLRQKILEKDRLIVELEEKVLRLEEAFRETDERLRIVLDGNVKLAKERDSLAMTARKMNRDLSKLETFKRQLIRSLSEDSSSQAEAVDIGTCDQSVANTYSLKDDGRTIGYLAPHVSGSTEMGKLNEDGCSPGGYSATGSPNMTSGTTSPTKSHLERRSTFSSWYPSSQQSSAASSPPNGCPLPARTTRIDGKEFFRQARSRLSYEQFRAFLANIKELNAHKQSREETLKKAEEIFGTDNKDLYLSFQGLLNRSTHQN comes from the exons ATGACCCAGACGAGCAGTGATAGCGGTAGCGGAAGCAGCACAGATTTCCTTATACCTGACGAGATCTTATCTGTGATTCCAACGGATCCATATGATCAACTCGATTTGGCTAGGAAGATTACGTCCATGGCGATTGCGTCTCGGGTGTCGAATCTGGAGACGGAATCTGGTAGGTTGAGGCAGAAGATTCTGGAGAAGGATCGGTTGATTGTCGAGCTTGAAGAGAAGGTTTTAAGGCTGGAGGAGGCATTTCGGGAGACTGATGAGCGCTTGAGGATTGTCTTGGATGGGAAT GTTAAGCTAGCGAAGGAGCGAGATTCTCTAGCTATGACCGCGAGGAAAATGAACCGGGATTTGTCCaag TTGGAGACGTTCAAGCGGCAACTGATCCGATCACTCAGTGAGGACAGTTCATCT CAAGCTGAAGCTGTTGATATAGGAACCTGTGACCAGTCAGTTGCTAATACTTATTCCTTGAAGG ATGATGGAAGAACAATTGGGTACTTGGCACCACATGTTAGTGGTTCTACAGAAATGGGGAAACTGAATGAAGATG GTTGCTCTCCGGGAGGATACTCGGCTACTGGATCTCCAAATATGACATCTGGTACCACATCACCCACAAAATCCCACCTGGAAAGACGATCTACATTTTCATCATGGTACCCATCAAGCCAGCAGTCCTCCGCAGCAAGCTCTCCTCCAAATGGATGCCCATTGCCAG CACGAACTACTCGAATTGATGGCAAGGAGTTCTTCCGGCAAGCCAG GAGTCGCCTTTCATATGAACAATTCAGAGCATTTCTAGCCAACATTAAGGAGCTTAATGCTCATAAACAATCACGAGAG GAAACCTTAAAGAAAGCAGAAGAGATATTTGGAACAGATAACAAAGATCTTTACTTGTCTTTCCAAGGGTTGCTTAACCGCAGCACACATCAGAACTAA
- the LOC122076757 gene encoding disease resistance protein RPS5-like, whose translation MPPTGLLYQVGKDEKHMLDEVKVLLNEGQTFTVVSDPSLQSTSSLEFMLISNDLRNQMARLRELKEDVQYTVDEARMRGKEIKVVVEDWLTRVNQIQSEEMTLHNALEESKGSFQRGKKVAEESNTSFQAGKDVKNMTEGPQFSATMSNPSPLPPILESMEMLDFQIYDSAKSAMDQIMEALKDENKNIVGAYGIGGIGKTTLMKEVAKFLKKDGLFDQVVMVTVSQNWVLKNIQGKIAENLQLELEEEQLSMRARILSKRLKKEKRILIVLDDLWKPLNLEDEVGIPCGNNCKVILTTRHLQVCNQMKTQFNVEVKVLSEGDAWVLFKWAAGVHIENRNMLRALGKEIVGECMGLPLAIITVGKALRGKDPSVWKDAASQLKKSSSSPSDIKGVHEKVFQCIKLSYDSLGNEATKFCFLLCCMFPRDMPISEDDLLPYVVGERVFGDNDSLKEVRNKLQMHIEGLKGSCLLLDDSERMKGCIRMHDIIRDVSIWTASKGCHGFFVKSGRGLTYLLEHKENLRKCKRLSLMQNEITVLPNRLGCSDQLMTLSLSDNTNLREIPDGIFKRMTSLKTLDLGRTKISLIPSSLSSLTDLRVLRISGSQRTFYVSVLGKLKKLEILHITDCNVRRLTEEIGELTNLKSLDLSGNWGLIIAPNTLSRLSLLEELNLKGSFHEWEIDERSEEEEEEEEEEEGRTLNKKACLSEVASLSALTHLKIRVSNVKSLWATNIPLCWENLTQFSIILGDDWVSSPVSKCATQVHISGSIPPFSKWMIFLLERLEGLMLNQCHDVKYVHILSHGASVFNNIRVLHVRKCGDVEYILSSTTTTTVEVDEAEDHLRHGQEVLQNITIISNLEKLYLHSLPKLKAICHFRGGYSFFFNNLRFLDVFDCPGLISIIPSDLLAMLSNLEELVVKLCYGATEVFRVGNLQATTILKKLKRLDLQYLRSLRTIWKGIVSPFLSLMNLEEIHVKRLDNLNFMFSVAIVEKLQQLKRLEIRECPKMVQIISLIRSQALLPSTHPILGNLRSLGIYECDSLKHILPMSLAQGLLQLEELDISDCSNLEEIIFVDDGKEEDEEKTKVLLFPRLRCLKLVGLPNLSMASKRVLRGNHDCYCYWPSLEMLKVLRCHKLKKFPVIPQTMTPTKLREIEVEEEWFNELEWDDDQIDYKLYLQERVKAQRGPSNRPVIF comes from the exons ATGCCTCCAACAGGATTGCTCTATCAAGTAGGAAAAGATGAAAAACACATGCTTGACGAAGTTAAAGTTCTCCTAAATGAAGGCCAAACATTTACTGTTGTGTCAGATCCTTCTCTGCAAAGTACCAGCAGCTTAGAGTTCATGCTTATCTCTAATGACCTTAGAAACCAAATGGCAAGGCTTAGAGAACTAAAAGAGGATGTACAATACACTGTGGATGAAGCTCGAATGAGAGGAAAAGAGATAAAGGTAGTGGTGGAAGATTGGTTAACAAGAGTGAATCAAATACAGTCTGAGGAAATGACATTGCATAATGCATTGGAAGAGAGCAAGGGATCTTTTCAAAGAGGTAAGAAAGTTGCAGAAGAGAGCAACACATCTTTTCAAGCAGGGAAAGATGTAAAGAACATGACTGAAGGCCCACAATTCAGTGCTACTATGTCAAACCCTTCTCCACTTCCTCCCATCCTAGAATCCATGGAAATGTTAGATTTCCAAATTTATGACTCTGCCAAATCAGCCATGGACCAAATCATGGAGGCTTTGAAAGATGAGAATAAGAACATAGTTGGTGCATATGGGATAGGAGGAATTGGAAAGACAACCTTGATGAAAGAAGTGgctaaatttttgaaaaaagatGGGCTTTTTGATCAGGTTGTGATGGTAACTGTGTCTCAAAACTGGGTCTTGAAGAATATCCAAGGAAAAATTGCAGAGAACTTGCAGCTGGAGCTTGAAGAAGAGCAGCTTTCTATGAGAGCAAGAATATTATCTAAGAgattgaagaaggagaagagaatccTCATAGTCTTAGATGATTTATGGAAGCCACTAAATTTAGAAGATGAGGTAGGAATTCCTTGTGGAAACAACTGCAAAGTAATTCTCACGACAAGACATCTTCAAGTGTGTAATCAAATGAAAACCCAATTCAATGTTGAAGTGAAAGTTCTATCAGAAGGAGATGCATGGGTTCTATTCAAATGGGCTGCTGGAGTTCATATAGAGAACCGCAATATGCTGCGTGCACTGGGAAAGGAAATTGTTGGAGAATGCATGGGTTTGCCTTTGGCAATTATCACAGTTGGAAAGGCACTGCGAGGTAAGGACCCATCTGTGTGGAAAGATGCAGCTAGCCAACTCAAGAAGTCAAGCTCATCACCATCGGATATTAAAGGTGTGCATGAAAAAGTTTTCCAGTGCATAAAATTGAGCTACGACTCTCTTGGTAACGAAGCTACCAAATTTTGCTTCTTGCTTTGTTGTATGTTTCCTCGAGACATGCCTATTTCTGAGGATGATTTGCTTCCTTATGTGGTGGGGGAGAGGGTATTTGGAGATAATGATAGCCTTAAGGAAGTGAGGAATAAGTTGCAAATGCATATAGAAGGACTCAAAGGATCGTGTTTATTATTAGATGACAGTGAAAGGATGAAAGGCTGCATAAGGATGCATGATATTATTCGAGATGTGTCCATATGGACTGCATCAAAAGGATGCCATGGTTTTTTTGTAAAATCTGGTAGAGGATTGACATATTTGCTAGAACATAAGGAGAACCTAAGAAAATGCAAGCGACTTTCACTAATGCAAAATGAAATTACTGTACTCCCCAATCGACTTGGTTGTTCTGATCAGCTTATGACCTTATCCTTAAGTGACAATACTAATTTGAGAGAAATCCCAGATGGAATCTTTAAAAGGATGACATCATTGAAGACTCTAGATCTGGGAAGAACAAAAATCTCTTTGATACCATCTTCATTGTCAAGCTTAACAGACCTTCGAGTGCTGCGTATTAGTGGAAGTCAAAGGACTTTTTATGTCTCAGTGCTTGGGAAGTTGAAGAAACTTGAAATACTTCACATAACTGATTGCAATGTAAGAAGATTGACAGAAGAAATAGGAGAGCTTACAAATCTAAAGTCATTGGATTTGTCAGGTAATTGGGGCTTGATTATTGCCCCAAATACTCTATCAAGGTTGTCTCTCTTAGAAGAACTCAATCTTAAGGGTAGCTTTCATGAGTGGGAGATCGATGaaagatcagaagaagaagaggaagaagaagaagaagaagaaggcaggACATTAAACAAGAAGGCATGCTTATCTGAGGTTGCATCTTTATCTGCTTTGACTCATCTAAAGATAAGGGTATCAAATGTCAAAAGTTTATGGGCAACTAATATCCCATTATGCTGGGAAAATCTGACACAGTTCTCAATAATTTTGGGAGATGATTGGGTAAGTTCTCCTGTTTCTAAGTGTGCCACTCAAGTGCATATTTCTGGATCCATCCCTCCATTTTCAAAATGGATGATCTTTTTGTTGGAACGATTGGAAGGGCTAATGCTAAACCAGTGTCATGATGTTAAGTATGTTCACATTCTAAGCCATGGTGCTAGTGTTTTTAATAACATTCGGGTTCTCCATGTTAGAAAATGTGGTGATGTGGAATATATTTTGAGtagtactactactactactgttGAAGTTGATGAGGCCGAAGATCATCTTCGTCATGGTCAAGAAGTTCTGCAAAATATCACAATAATTAGCAATTTGGAAAAGCTATACTTGCATTCTCTGCCAAAATTGAAGGCAATCTGCCATTTTAGAGGAGGATatagcttcttcttcaacaacttaaGATTTCTAGATGTATTTGATTGTCCGGGTCTCATTAGTATCATACCCTCTGATCTACTGGCAATGCTATCAAATTTAGAAGAACTTGTGGTAAAGTTATGTTATGGGGCCACTGAGGTATTCAGAGTAGGGAATCTGCAAGCTACAACAATATTGAAGAAACTAAAACGATTGGATCTACAATATCTTCGTTCTCTAAGGACCATATGGAAGGGCATTGTTTCCCCTTTCTTAAGCCTGATGAACCTAGAGGAGATACATGTGAAACGATTGGACAACTTGAATTTCATGTTCTCAGTAGCAATTGTGGAGAAGCTTCAACAACTAAAGCGGCTTGAGATTCGGGAGTGTCCCAAAATGGTGCAAATAATCTCATTAATAAGAAGCCAAGCACTACTGCCAAGCACTCATCCAATTCTTGGCAACCTGAGGAGCCTAGGCATATATGAATGTGATAGCTTGAAGCACATCCTACCAATGAGTTTGGCTCAAGGTCTTCTACAACTAGAAGAATTGGATATAAGTGATTGCTCTAATCTGGAGGAAATAATATTTGTGGATGATGGaaaggaggaggatgaggagaaGACTAAGGTATTATTGTTTCCTCGACTAAGGTGTCTAAAGTTAGTTGGCTTACCAAATCTCTCGATGGCTAGCAAACGGGTGTTAAGAGGCAACCATGACTGTTATTGTTACTGGCCTTCACTGGAAATGCTAAAAGTTCTGAGATGCCACAAGTTGAAAAAGTTCCCTGTGATTCCACAGACGATGACCCCAACAAAACTGAGGGAAATTgaggtagaagaagaatggTTCAATGAGTTGGAATGGGATGATGACCAAATTGATTACAAGTTGTACCTACAAGAAAGAGTCAAG gCTCAAAGAGGTCCATCCAACAGGCCGGTTATATTTTGA
- the LOC122075694 gene encoding uncharacterized protein At4g15545-like isoform X1: MTQTSSDSGSGSSTDFLIPDEILSVIPTDPYDQLDLARKITSMAIASRVSNLETESGRLRQKILEKDRLIVELEEKVLRLEEAFRETDERLRIVLDGNVKLAKERDSLAMTARKMNRDLSKLETFKRQLIRSLSEDSSSQAEAVDIGTCDQSVANTYSLKDDGRTIGYLAPHVSGSTEMGKLNEDAIRYAGNKYSLSPYITPRLTPTGTPIMISSGCSPGGYSATGSPNMTSGTTSPTKSHLERRSTFSSWYPSSQQSSAASSPPNGCPLPARTTRIDGKEFFRQARSRLSYEQFRAFLANIKELNAHKQSREETLKKAEEIFGTDNKDLYLSFQGLLNRSTHQN, translated from the exons ATGACCCAGACGAGCAGTGATAGCGGTAGCGGAAGCAGCACAGATTTCCTTATACCTGACGAGATCTTATCTGTGATTCCAACGGATCCATATGATCAACTCGATTTGGCTAGGAAGATTACGTCCATGGCGATTGCGTCTCGGGTGTCGAATCTGGAGACGGAATCTGGTAGGTTGAGGCAGAAGATTCTGGAGAAGGATCGGTTGATTGTCGAGCTTGAAGAGAAGGTTTTAAGGCTGGAGGAGGCATTTCGGGAGACTGATGAGCGCTTGAGGATTGTCTTGGATGGGAAT GTTAAGCTAGCGAAGGAGCGAGATTCTCTAGCTATGACCGCGAGGAAAATGAACCGGGATTTGTCCaag TTGGAGACGTTCAAGCGGCAACTGATCCGATCACTCAGTGAGGACAGTTCATCT CAAGCTGAAGCTGTTGATATAGGAACCTGTGACCAGTCAGTTGCTAATACTTATTCCTTGAAGG ATGATGGAAGAACAATTGGGTACTTGGCACCACATGTTAGTGGTTCTACAGAAATGGGGAAACTGAATGAAGATG CCATCAGATATGCTGGGAATAAATACTCTTTGAGTCCATACATCACCCCACGCCTTACTCCTACTGGAACACCAATAATGATCTCCTCAGGTTGCTCTCCGGGAGGATACTCGGCTACTGGATCTCCAAATATGACATCTGGTACCACATCACCCACAAAATCCCACCTGGAAAGACGATCTACATTTTCATCATGGTACCCATCAAGCCAGCAGTCCTCCGCAGCAAGCTCTCCTCCAAATGGATGCCCATTGCCAG CACGAACTACTCGAATTGATGGCAAGGAGTTCTTCCGGCAAGCCAG GAGTCGCCTTTCATATGAACAATTCAGAGCATTTCTAGCCAACATTAAGGAGCTTAATGCTCATAAACAATCACGAGAG GAAACCTTAAAGAAAGCAGAAGAGATATTTGGAACAGATAACAAAGATCTTTACTTGTCTTTCCAAGGGTTGCTTAACCGCAGCACACATCAGAACTAA